Within the Amaranthus tricolor cultivar Red isolate AtriRed21 chromosome 15, ASM2621246v1, whole genome shotgun sequence genome, the region AATTGTTTCTGATTATGGCAGAAACTGCATGCAATGCTTTGGAGGCCTCTTCCACAACATCAGATCTCACCATCTTCATGAGCTTTGCCAGTGTACCAAAATCTAACACCTAAGAACGCGTGTAAAATTATCAGACAAATAAAAGCATAGAATTTTCCCATTATTGCCGAGGTTCATAAAAGATTACTGTCGACGAATCTGTGAAGATACATCTCGATATGAAATTGTAAATCAAGACCAATTAAGTTTGAGATACTATAATATCCTATGCATAGAGCTGTAGCCTGGAAATACAATGTCATACAACTGCTAAGTGATGATTCTCTGACCTGGTCCTGAACAACTGGGTTGTTTTGGCTAGCCTTTCCGAGAACCCAAGCAGCAAGCTTCCTTACATCTGGCTCAATGTTGTCAAGCTGGCTTATAACAGCAGCGAGACCACCAAATTTGTGTAAAACTGAGAAGAATGTATGAAAGAAGCTTCAAGTGTTTGAGAAGTCCAAGTGCGAGTTTTAGTAAATTAAATGgtgtattttaaataaaatgagCTTTTTGTCAATTCACTATCGCATACTGTAAGAATGAAAGAGTGCTTAAATAATATGCGGCAGAAAAGCATACAAACAACACTAGCAAATATTAGAGGCTTAGAGCAAATGAAAGTTTAAGAAGAAATTCATTTCTTTTCTTTGTCTATGTATTTTCCATTATAGTTTCTATATGGGAGGAGGAAAAGGCAATTTAGAACATATTTAGTTGTTATGTTAATCTAATGTCCTAGACCTTCCtgaatttgaaaaatttacataattagtcACTAAAGAACTTAGGTGACATTGCTATATGGTAGTAGAAATAATTGGTAAAAGATGAGACACAAAATGGATGAAAGATCCCTTTTTTGGGGGGTGGGGGCTTCGTTGTTAAAAGACGGGACAAAAAATGCAATAATTTCAGCGTTTCGTGTACACCGTACACTGGATAGAGGAACCGGTTGAGGAATGAAATACATACCGTTGGCATTATCTATAGATTCAACAAGGTTCAAAAGATCTTCAAGAGCACGAAGACGACCTTCAAAAGAGATAGAGGAATTATTCAAGTCATTTATTGCAACTTTCATCAACTCTGCATCTGAAGGCATTCTTAGTTTTTCCACTAAttcctgaaaaaaaaaagtgcaaAAGTTAACTATCACGAAGAACTAATAGTTGAAGTGGATTGCCACAAGAAAACAAATAGATTCAGTTACAATTTGATAGGCCACTGTTGTGTTAATTCTGTACCCAAACCTAATATTAAACTCCTATTCAATCCACATAACCACCCCCACGGCACCACCCCTCAACACCTTTTCAAAATTTTCCCATCTTTGGAAGCGTTACTTAGGCCAATTACCCATGGGACTTTGAAAGTTTCTAGGCTTCAGATTATCTCTATTTAGTTTTAATGTTCAAATGGCCGTCAAGCAAGACAAACTAGGACAAAGTAGGCGTAGTGCAGAACACATAGAAGATTTATTCTTCTAAAAGAAGTGTGCATGAAATAATTTAGAAAAGGTTGCTACATGTTTATTCAAGAAATCATAAGCCTAGAAGCTTATCTACCTGAAGTTCTATTTGGCGCTGCTTTAGCTCATCATCAGATAGGCGTTGCACAGATTTTGCAGCATCCTTCAGTTTTGTTGGGTCAGAATGTCCTATTACATCCACAAATAAGAAACAAATATGTAACTccacaaaaaaaaaggaaacgTAACTTGTAGTTTTCGCCTTCCTTCCCTCCCAAAAcctgatcatagtttcttaTGAGCAAGATACAATGGGTAAGATGATGATTCCTATAAGCGGAATACAATGGGtaaaatgatgataatgatgatgatgagctTAGAAAACTCTTACATTGAAAATCAAATGTGGCAAATTGAGTGGGACAGATACatcaatattcaataaataGATAGCACTATTGCaaattatttcatttgcatcGGCATAAAGTCAATAATCAAGTATGGGGTATATTGAAACTGAACACATCATTCTATATGGGATTTTATATTTGACGGGTTAGCGTAGCAGACATACTACAATTCAAGTACTTTCATCtcaatcaaaaacaaaccaagcggACACAAATACTCAAACATTAATTGATCTTCAAGTGCTCCAACACTATAGAAGTCCCCTCATTAAGCCATAACATTAATAAGTTCTATTCAGTCCCCACATAAAGCccactgtcacatgattcaccaATCTCTTTACAAATTGCAAatcaaaaaaagcaaattatgggtTATTTTAGGGtgattttgagcgaatcgcgaattaactggcgaattatgttacactaatCAAGCCACAACATTAATAAGTTCTATATCAGCTCTTCAAGTACTTATTCTCTCACAATTCCCATACTTGTAATTTCCCATTATCTTCTGTTTAATTCAAACATAAAAAGTTCATTTCAGTGAAGCAAATATCAGCCAAACAGAACTCTTAATACTAAGTTAGTTTACTATGCATCTTCTCCCACTAAAGAGCATAAGAAATCATATGTTTGAATAATTCCACAGAAGATAGCACGAAAAGAAAATTACCTATTGCCCACTGTAACATTCCATCAAGGGAAGAAAAACCACCATCAAGCTCATCATGTTCATTCAATGCCACAGGTTCTTCAGAATGTGACTTCCTATATAATTCTCCTACTTCTTTACCAGTCGACCAAATCAATCCTGGAGTTGATTTGTTTATCCGATCCTCACTTGCCCAAACCGTGATCGATAATAAGATTGGTATGGACACAATAAGGCTCAACCTAAGTAGCCTCATCTTGTCAGAATCTGTAGAGGAAAAAATTGAAGGGCTTAAACTTGTCAGCCAAATTACACCATTACTTCTACACATAATGAATTTCTAATCATAAACAAATATTAAAGCTAACTAATCTCAATCTAGATTCTACCCATTTGCAGAAAAAAAATAGGGAACAATTCTAATTCTCTTTTGAATCAAATTCTCTCGATTACAATGATTAGGGTTTTTCAAAATACATCAAATCAAAGTTCTTGTACACAATTTTCCCGACCTTTTTGTTCCAATTAATACCCTAAAAAGGGGTGACTGTAATAGCTAAATCACACTATTGATTGAAAATTTCATGATGCGAATCaatcattaaaaaggaaaaaaattcacTTTGAGTATAATTAGCAAATGCCCATAAGCAAAAACAATATGAATTTGCTAATTTAACAAATTTAAGACAAAATGAGTAAAATTAAGAATCTGGGTAATGAATTAAACAGCATGGAATTGGGAATTACACTACACTAAATGGTATAAAAGAGATAGAAAACATACTGATGAACAAATACAGAAAATAGAGATTGTTGAAGAAAATTCAGCAGGATTTAAATGATGATTGAGTTGTTAATATTGGATATTTGGATTTGTTAGTATGAATTTTCCTACTCTGACGAAATGGAGTCAATTTTTCAACTGGGCTTAATGGAGAAGTTCTTAGTTTGATTCTCTGGGTTTTAGTATAATTATTACCTCAGCCGGCCAATAAGATTACTTGGTCTTtctctttccttttccttttttttaattctcttaTATGAATACAACTAGTTGGTGAAGTTTTCGGAGGGGAATGGTGCAAAGTTCatgaaaaaatttgaaatgaataacataaattattgaaaaaatacacggaataagataagttttaatttattttcaaaaataagcgtgtaattttcaaatttgtagTTTGGAATCGCGATTGCTAAGTGCGAACAAGTGGAAAAAACAAAGTAGTtattcgcaattagtaactgagAACAGGTGTTGACTTTTGTTTGACCCTGTTTCAAACAGCATCGACCACAAATACACAGCAGCAGCTCCTTTCGTTCCCATTTTCCCCAGTTTCAAAACCCTATCTTAAACAACTCGACATTCCCTTTACAAAAATCACTATTAGACTAgtttcaatccatcaattcttacattcctctttcaatttggcttTTCAAATTTAGTCtaggatactctagcttgcacaaaggtaaacttttatgcgttttttttgagtatatatatcgttttttagggttttgatgaagtttggttATTTTCTCAAACATAGGTTATTAGTTCTAAAATCAAcactcttcttaatcatccataactgttcaaagtaatgtttaattgttttcatagctttatgttgtaTTTTGAAGTATTAttgttgatgagcatattgaattagttgaatttgatgtacattatatattattagaaattttgatgttgttattagaaatatcatttatgaacttattaattgatttattatttgaattttatgtacattatatattattagaaattttaatgttgttattaattgatttattagttgaattttatgtgcattatatatgtatgaacttagttacattatggaccTTATTAATTTATAgaccaaaaagattataatcaaatgaatataatgtacttgtatgggcatgaagttgatgatgatgttgattttgtttgtattcatgtagaaatggcatcattttgcatcactatagtatgtttttggaatggttctattcgagaaagtagtgacaaagttcattatgttgggggaagacataggttgtttgcatgcaactcgaacatggatttgaagcactttaaacgttttatatgttctaagattggattggaccccactagaagtactgtaaatataagctttaaatatgaaatgagtggagaattgctagCCTTTaatttcctgttgaggatgatgaggctatagacgctatgtgggagcattcaaagtccacccaaattccctcttttgagttatacgtagaagaagtactcttagggaatgtagttgcttctaatcctactcctacccctatgcctatatcgATTCAAGAAACTCAAAAATCCTTTTGTTCCTTCCGCATCTTGTACTCTTTCTCAACCCCtccgaatcaagttccaattgatttaatggttaacttaggagaaagtgatgagatgggaccttgggatgatggaaatgagagtaatgagcacattgacgatccttctgaggatgatgtggatgtcgataaggatgcgctagcaaatgatatgaccctaggcaacattcctacaatcattcctcctacaccttatgccctatgtccacctctaGATGAGTACGtggaggacaactcttggagggcgtgggcttgtgataccacttacaccgaagaaggggaattggagaaaggtatgatgtttgatagtaaggaagcGTTGTTGGAAACTAttagagtgtatcatattcgaAGAAATGTGAAGTATAAAACGGAGACCTCAAACCAAatgtccttaccttgaagtgtaagcgggGCTGTTTGTGGAGACGTAGGGCTACACTCGATtcatatttatcttcatggcgtattgttacgtaCAAGGGTAAGCGTGGGTCTTGTGTTTTCGGTAGTGACACTGTCTCGACTGGACACATTTacttgacatcttctgtcattaagaatgtcattagaaattgtgttgctaaagacccatccattaagtTATCTGGCGTATTGCTAATGAAATAGATGAGGGAAGAAAGAAACGCGATAGTTGTCGTCGTTGTGGGagtgaaggtcacaacactagaacctgtaactccaggtaatatactatatatattatagaagtataataCTCTATAACATATAGATACAActacaaaatataatattaaacttACAACATAAATGTATgatacataattacataatagtaatattaactaaagTCACTGTGAACATAGTAGTAcaggagatggatccagcagctctaGGACCCCAAGACTCTAGTGTTTTAACTATGCAGGAGGGGCACAGGAGCACTCTTCtttgggatgcccaggttagTATACTGTTTTGTATCATTTGCATTTTACTAATGataacatacaagtaacttatttGAATGTCTATTTTCATAGGTTCGATATAGACACATTAGGCACTAGGCATCCAGATTCCCGTTCCGTGGGTGATCGATGAGAGGATCATCCCGTACCTTGAGCGCACAAGGTTCTATGAATTTCACCTCATTGCGTACGGTAGAGTTGACCGTGCTATTATCACAACACTGGTAGAGAGATGGCGTCAAGAGACGCACACCTTTCAACTTCCTCTcggtgaggctaccatcacacTGCCTTACTaacacggcttcccatcgagggacgtgCCGTGTCTACCGCCGGACGCAAGCTATCAAGCTGGCGTGACATGGTTCACCGCATCTTAGGAGAGCGCCCTCCATCGGAAATTATTAGGGGGAGCAGTTTGCGGTGTACATGGTTGGTTCAGACcttcataccccgttgacgttgcgAGGACCTTTCATAaacatcacagtaccagtcccctcttCTACCAGAGCAACAcacgaacgcctcttactaccgtAGGAGGCGTAGAAGACCAATTTAGTTGGATAGGGTAAATGAGGGTGATGAGCGTTAACGTTaggtttttgtgtatttggattgactatatatatatataagaagaattttaaattaagaagggtgagaaggatttttgtttgattttgtttgtttactatatatacaaaaaaaggatattatgttataaattaagaacattttaaaaattatttcatagttacctttatgtgtaacatagttacttttacaattatgagtttttggctcaatcgtgatcatagattttttttattttagtaaaatcaaAGGTGTAGAGtccttacccttctcattttcaaccccttctcattttcaacccacttctcaatggatccctcccctatatatatatatatatatatatatatatatatatatatatatatatatatatatatatatatatatatatatatatatatatatatatatatatatatatatatatatatatatatatatatatatatatatatatatatatatatatatatatatatatatatatatttatttatttatttataaatagagagagagagagggtcgcgttcaggtgcaaaccacggttctatgcgaaccgtgagaaccaaaaaatgtgttacctttttacagaaaacgtgctacttttgcataaaaactgtattacttttttttaaaaaaaaaaatcttgtacTTTCTACCAAAAAACAGTAACTGtcagaaaaaaaaatccaaagtaacacatttttctgaaaaaagtaacacctttttatggttctaacggttctcatataaggatggttttcacttgaacgtctctctctctctatatatatatgtatatatatatatatgtatatatatatatatatatatgtatatatatatgtatacatatatatatatatatgtatacatatatatatatgtatacatatatatatatatatatgtatacatatatatatatatatatatatatatatatatatatatatatatatatatatatatatatatatatatatgtatatatatatacatatatatatatatatgtatatgtatatatatatatatatatatatatatatatatatatatatatatatatatatataaatatatatatatatatatatgtatatatatatatatatatatatatatatatatatatacatatatatatatatatgtatatgtatatatatgtgtgtgtgtgtgtgtgtgtgtgtgtgtgtgtgtgtgtgtgtgtgtgtgtgtgtgtgtgtgtgtgtgtgtgtgtgtttatttagttgtatatatatgtttatttagtttatcATAACCTTCAAGCTATGACTTACGAATGCTTGAACTTTTGGTGATGAATCATTTCGCttgaaacatacattgacttgtaataacTTATGATGATGTCTCTATtgcaaatatatcaaataaaaacaacTCGATAATTAGGGAAAGTAGCTgctcaaaaaattcaaaacagCTGTTCGCAATCAGTAATTGCGAACAGGATCAAACAAAAGTCAacacttgttcgcagttactaactgcgaacagctgcTTTGTTTTTTCCACCTGTTAACCACAAGTTTGGGAATTacacgtttatttttggaaataagttaaacttatcttatttgtgcatttttttgataatttatcttatttatttcaatttttcaagTTCAGGCGGGATTTATGGTATGGGCCATGGCCCATGGTTTTACGCGTGTTCATTGGGATTATTTAATTGAGTTTAAATTTACTAGCAGTaactatttcatttttttttatcagcGCATCCCCTAAGAGATCGTCTTTAAAAGAGACGGCTCTCCGGGCTCAGGCccaacaattgaaaaaaaagaaaaaaatctaaaatctaAAAGCTAACGCGCGCGTTTGACCctatttgaagttggtgttataacctattaaaattgatgttataacctattgaagtaggtattataacctattaaaattgatatttggagttggtgttattacctattaaagttggtatgataacctatttggagataccaactctaataggttataataccaacttcaataggttataacaccaacttcaaatagAATTACACATCGCGCATTTTTTTGgtaattgttttttattaataatgggTCAGCCCATTTGAGACGGGTCTTTTATAAAGACgatctcaagtaagaatttgtgttcttctattgatttatttacttttgttttagatGACTTGTTGTTACATATTAGTAACAATAATTTAATGATTAGTACAAcgaaaataatcaatattatcACTTAATTAAAGCTAATTGGCTCCATAAACCAACCTTGCAACAATCAACAACCAATTGTCAAACATCTTTTAAATAATTGATCAAGCCCCTACATTGATATATGCCTCCAGAGAAGTTATAACACAAACATTTAGCAATCATTTTGTTGTTCTCAAACTTATTATGTTTCATTCAATTTGCTATAATGTAGTAGAtacattttatttgttattcaaCTGTTTGCTATTTTTCTGGTAATGAATTTATATTTATTCTTATAAATTTCAACTATATAatcaatatgttttttttttttttttataatttcatatacatttttcttttgtcCACTAATTTGAATCTTATTTTCCCACTATTACCAATCAAAATACAATTGCATTGTACcagaatcaattaaaataaatttaactctAATTAAACCGAAATGTAATTTTATCTGCAAAATTAAGTAATACTCCttccaattttttttagttgttccattttcttatttagaCAGTTCaatttaattgtctcatttccaTTTAAGACATACATCTATAGGTGGTTcccttattttcttaatattaaaaatacccaaattgCACATGGGTCTACTGTTTTAGGTGGTCTCCTCCAattctaaatattaaatatatttaatattgtaCATGAGTCTATTATTTTAGATAGTTCTctccttttttttaatatttgtgcccAAATTAAATCAtacaactaaattaaattggaaaaagCATAAACTTTAACAGTAATCTATACATTTAGTCATGTAGGCAAAAGTCACGGCTCACATACACGAAAATTGCATAATCCTTTAAACGTGAAGACACTGGCTACAAGACATTTGCACTcacaacaaacaaaaaaaaaaaaacaaaatgaaataagaaattaattaattaattacaatcGATCCAGGGTGTGTACATTGCGTGTAATATTTTATCAtctttaattacttaattagacactttatatacatatttacttTTCGAACAGATTATATGTTACAAGTATTTTGAAATGGAGTTAATGCTTATATTTATGTCCCACTCAATTTACTcgatttctaatttttatttgtgctaataaatttattttatttctattttagagATGATGTACACTCTTACTTTTATTCTCTATATTTCTTCTCATATTCTAAATATCTCACAACTTAAATCTACCATAATAGAAATACAAtgcttattaaaaaaaagcggaaatttgacaataaataaatagtaaattatttaaataaaattcaaataaattaaaaataattagttaTTATCCAACAATAAAAACGATACaaaataagtataaaataattatagtgaaaaaaaaacaaataacccTAGAAAAGTAAAGCAGAGAGTAtagcttattttttaatctccatgttaataacaattaacaaatgaGGTTAAATATgaattactattaatatttaCATGCAAGAGGTGGTGGAGTGCTCCCACATTTTGTAATTAAACATATCTCTTGGAATAAGAACCCTACTAAGCTCTACTCCCCTTGGTTAAAGTAATTAACTTTTCAGCCATGCTTAATTATGCCTTTAATCAATATTCTTTACTTTATTGTTTTTAACCTCCTAACaatttaatttcataattaaattattttactaGTCCTAATTTTGGGTTTGAATGGAGTACGATATGTCATGAACAGAACTTCccaaaaaaaagtttgaaaatgCTAAGAAATTATAGATAGCTGGtgaatattttagaaaaaataaaacaatttattgCAATATGATGCAGCAGTAATTTTTTACCACtacaatattattaatattattagtagtatATATTTGGtgatatttattaaaatgttaCTACAAATTTTTAATGGTATAATATAATAGATTAATTAACATTTATTAAACTTTTtagcaacataataaaaaattattttaaaacttcTCGTGATATAGGATCATAAATGTCACTGTAGACTATGTAATATTACATAAAGTGTCACTCAATCACTTTatgtgaaacttaaaataaaaaccaataattattacactaaaaatataaattagtgatatttttttatgtcaCCAAATCCTATATCgcaaaaagttaattatattatagtatacattcacttttttatttataaaaacctAAAATAGATTTAAAAGTTAATTGAGTTACTTTACTGGTTGAGAGCTTTCTCTATCACCCTcactacaataaatttaactttttgcgacATTAGATTTAATGGCATTAAAAAATGCCACTAATTTATacttttagtgtaataattattggtttttattttaagttccactacaaagtgatttagtgacactttatatGGTCTTTAGTAGCATAATTGTTACTGTAGTCTAtggtgacatttatgagaaatgtcactagatcctatgttgcaaaaagctttagtgtgatttttttattatactgctaaagagtctaataaatgtcactaaatcctctatatatactattaaaaattta harbors:
- the LOC130801568 gene encoding uncharacterized protein LOC130801568, which produces MRLLRLSLIVSIPILLSITVWASEDRINKSTPGLIWSTGKEVGELYRKSHSEEPVALNEHDELDGGFSSLDGMLQWAIGHSDPTKLKDAAKSVQRLSDDELKQRQIELQELVEKLRMPSDAELMKVAINDLNNSSISFEGRLRALEDLLNLVESIDNANVLHKFGGLAAVISQLDNIEPDVRKLAAWVLGKASQNNPVVQDQVLDFGTLAKLMKMVRSDVVEEASKALHAVSAIIRNNLNGQKIFYAEAGDLMLKDILSNSTFDIRLQRKCVLLVGDLAECQLENIDKAELPFFSDRDLLKAIVDLTLLDDLDLQEKALAAIKILLQLRTIEASIFKDFCALDKVLERTRLQLEQLMEVEDQRDYAKDVEILRQEVALIFYKKLEKC